From Methanosarcina lacustris Z-7289, one genomic window encodes:
- a CDS encoding GbsR/MarR family transcriptional regulator: MESAKKEFENLVYQGIKSQGLDELCSKLLSIIYSEPNLLTLEDLSTMTGYSFSAVSAAMKMLSGIKVVEKAKKAGSKKYYFSIQRDMLTMTIKAVKSRNELMVSPAIKELPAIIEICKNRNAEDSEELLKIIEDYYQQMIALDLIFKNLVEFTEKIQTEVIKK, encoded by the coding sequence ATGGAATCCGCAAAAAAAGAATTTGAGAATCTTGTGTATCAGGGGATAAAATCCCAGGGACTCGATGAGCTTTGCTCTAAATTATTATCAATAATTTACTCTGAACCGAATCTGCTAACTTTAGAAGATCTTTCTACAATGACCGGGTATAGCTTTTCAGCAGTTAGTGCAGCAATGAAAATGCTCAGTGGAATAAAAGTAGTGGAAAAAGCAAAGAAAGCCGGTTCAAAAAAATATTACTTCTCAATTCAAAGAGATATGCTGACAATGACAATTAAGGCAGTAAAATCCCGGAACGAACTCATGGTCAGTCCTGCGATTAAAGAGCTTCCAGCAATAATAGAAATATGTAAAAATCGTAACGCAGAGGACTCTGAAGAACTGCTCAAAATAATCGAAGATTATTATCAGCAAATGATTGCATTGGATTTAATTTTTAAAAATCTTGTTGAATTTACAGAAAAAATTCAAACCGAGGTGATTAAAAAATGA